DNA from Nocardioides seonyuensis:
GCAGGTTGCCGGCGGCGTTCATGACGTAGCGGACGTTCTGCAGGGCCAGGTCACGGTCGGAGATCCAGGGGGTCACCACCGCCTCGGTCATCATCCCGACCAGGAGGATGCCCTGCCCGGTCAGGGCCCCCACCAGGTTGAAGAAACCGTCGAGCAGGTAGCCGCGGAAGATGTCGCCGGTCATGTGCCGCGTCGGCGGCATCCACTTCAGGGGGGCGTCCGGGAAGAGCTCGCGTGCGAGCATCGCGTGAGCCAGCTCGAGGCGGAACGAGTCCGGGACCTCGGGGTCGATCTCGAACGCATGGCCCAGCCCCAGCTGCCAGTCCTCGAGGCCGGCTTCCTTGGCGAAGTACTCGTTGAGGAGCTGGCTGGTCGTCACCGTGTGGGCCGCCTCGACCGCGTCGGCGGTCGTCAGGTAGTTGTCCTCGCCGGTGTTGATGATGATCCCGGCCCGTGCATGGACCTGTCGGCTGAAGCGCTGGTCGACGAAGGTACGGATCGGGTTGATGTCGCGGAACAAGATGCCGTACATCGAGTCGTTGAGCATCATGTCGAGGCGCTCGAGCCCCGCCAGCGTCGCGATCTCGGGCATGCACAGCCCGGACGCGTAGTTGGTGAGCCGGACGTAGCGACCCAGCTCGCGCGACGTCTCGTCGAGTGCTGCCCGCATCAGGCGGAAGTTCTCCTGCGTGGCATAGGTCCCCGCGAAGCCCTCGCGGGTCGCGCCCTCCGGCACGAAGTCGAGCAGCGACTGACCTGTGGAGCGGATGACGGCGATGACGTCGGCACCCTCGCGCGCTGCCGCCTG
Protein-coding regions in this window:
- a CDS encoding lysine 5,6-aminomutase subunit alpha, with translation MATRPPSALGLDPADVRQARTLARQVGKPIVDLAKRHTTVSVERAALRLAGLGGADPDGTPWVNRLADVVRADVGLEHGVALPVWDALLRGEADDLLVLAQKAAAGSVTFRLPEGRDLTRARSASRKAVGAGIRSIDRQRVARERMIRKVGDAPRKPWIYLIVATGDIHEDIPQAQAAAREGADVIAVIRSTGQSLLDFVPEGATREGFAGTYATQENFRLMRAALDETSRELGRYVRLTNYASGLCMPEIATLAGLERLDMMLNDSMYGILFRDINPIRTFVDQRFSRQVHARAGIIINTGEDNYLTTADAVEAAHTVTTSQLLNEYFAKEAGLEDWQLGLGHAFEIDPEVPDSFRLELAHAMLARELFPDAPLKWMPPTRHMTGDIFRGYLLDGFFNLVGALTGQGILLVGMMTEAVVTPWISDRDLALQNVRYVMNAAGNLHEDFRPSPDGFIAGRARQVLGEAIDLLGEIKDEPGDRANPPLLRAIADGTFGLMKRPADKGKGLDGVARKAAGYYNPATEILEEER